TCGAAGGCGCCGACGGTGCGGTCCGTCAGGACACCCGAGGCGCGGGCGGCGATCTCCTCCTCGGTGATCGTCTCGCTGCGCAGGAAGCCGACGGCCACGGCCCGCAGCCAGTCCGGTATCTCGTCCTCGGTGATCGGGCGTACGTCGAGATCGCGATCGTTCATGGCGTCACGTTAGGGGCCGCGCCCCGGCCCGTCGCATGGATTTACGGCCCGCCCGCCCCGGGCCCCCCGAGGGACCGGCCGCCCGGTCGCCTCACAGCAGCAGGTCGTCGACCTGCGCCTCTCCGTCCCGGTACCGCCGGGCGATCTCCGCGCTGCACTCGTCGGCGGTGCGCTGCAGCCGCTGGCGGCGCCCGGACACCTGCTGCTCGCAGCGGACGAGCCGCCCGATGCCGTCGGCCAGCTCCGTGTCCGTGCGGGCGTCCAGCGCGGACAGTTCGACCCCGCCCAGCATCTCGGCGGCCAGCCGCCGGTACTCCTCGTTCTGCGGCGTCCCCAGCGTGACGTGCCGGGCCGAGGAGCGCTGCCGCGCCGGGGCGTCGGTCAGGATCTCGGGCAGCCGCTCCACCACGGACGCCACCGCCACGGCCAGCACGGGCGCCGGTCCGCGCCGCGCGAGCTCCGCGCGCAGGATGTCGATCCGGCCCTGGAGCAGCCGCCGTACGTAACTGAGGTCCGCCTCGTCGCGCTGGGCGTCCCGGCGCAGCGCCCGCAGCTCCGGCAGGCTCAGCGCGGCCAGGTCGGGCTCGGGCGGATCGGGCAGCAGTGGCGCGTGGCCGACGCCGTCCGGGCCGCCGGGACTGCCGGTGCGCTGCGCGGGCGGCCGCAGTGTCCCCACTTCCTCACCCGTGCTCGGTGTGCTCATGTGCCTCTACCGTCCCCTCGACCGGTGTGTGGGAAGCATCGTGCCACCCCCAGTGGCCGCTATGTGACCGAGTGCCCCCGAACGGCCCCAGATGGACGGGTTAGGGATCGAAAAGCGGCCACGGCATGATGGCCCTATGCGAGCTGTGGTGCAGAGGGTGGACGGCGCGAGCGTCGTGGTGGACGGCCGGACCGTGGGGGAGATCGTCGGCGAGGGCCTGTGCGTGCTGGTGGGGGTGACCCACGAGGACACCGAGGAGAAGGCGGCCCAGCTCGCCCGCAAGCTGTGGACCCTGCGGATGCTCCAGGACGAGAAGTCGTGCAGCGACATCGACGCCCCGCTGCTGGTGATCAGTCAGTTCACCCTCTACGGCGACGCCCGCAAGGGCCGCCGCCCCACCTGGAACGCCGCCGCGCCCGGCGCCGTGGCCGAGCCGCTGGTCGACGAGGTGGTCGCCCGGCTGCGGGAGCTGGGCGCGACGGTGGAGACGGGCCGGTTCGGCGCACAGATGCGGGTGTCGCTGACGAACGACGGCCCGTTCACCGTCCTGCTGGAGATCTGAGCCCGCGGCCCCTACGGCTCCACGACGACTTCCTGCGCCGCCGCCGTGTCCCCGGCGACCAGCCGGGCGTCCACGGGCACGTTCCGCTTCACCAGGGCGAGGGCGACCGGGCCCAGCTCGTGGTGGCGTACGGACGTGGTGACGAAGCCGATCTTCCGCCCGTCGGGGCCCTCGTCGGCGAGCCGGATCCCGGTGCCGGCCGGGGGCAGGTGCACCTCGCTGCCGTCCAGGTGCAGGAAGACCAGCCGGCGCGGCGGCTTGCCCAGGTTCTGCACCCGGGCCACGGTCTCCTGTCCCCGGTAGCAGCCCTTCTGCAGGTGCACGGCCGAGCCGATCCAGCCCAGCTCGTGCGGGATGGTCCGGTGGTCGGTCTCGAAGCCCAGGCGCGGCCGGTGGTGCTCGACGCGCAGCGCCTCGTACGCCAGCAGCCCGGCCGCGGGCCCGGTCCGCGCCGCGTACTCCTCCAGGCGTTCGCGCGGCAGGAAGAGGTCACGGCCGTACGCCGTCTGCCGCACGACGACCCCGTCCGGGGCCTCGGCGATGGAACCGGCGGGCAGGTGGACGACGGCGAAGTCCGCGGTGCGGTCGGCGACCTCCACCCGGTAGAAGAACTTCATCGACTCCAGGTACTGGACCAGCGCGTCCTGGGTGCCGGGCTCGATGTGCGCCCAGACCGTCTCGCCGTCGTCGACGAGGTACAGGGCGTGTTCGATGTGGCCGTGCGCGGAGAGGATCAGCGCCTCGGTGGCCTCGCCCGCGGGGAGTTCGCTGACGTGCTGGGTGAGCAGCAGATGCAGCCAGCTCAGCCGGTCCTCGCCGGTGACGGTGACGACCCCGCGGTGCGACAGGTCGACGAAACCGGTGCCGGCGGCGAGGGCGCGCTGCTCGCGGAACAGGTCGCCGTAGTGGGCGGCGACGCCTTCGTCCACGCCCTCGGCGGGGACCGCGCCGGGCAGGGACAGCAGGGGGCTCTTCATGGATCCAAGCCTACGACTCGGTACTTGAACCCTTGTGGGAGCAGTCCTCGCACCGGCCGAAGATCGCGAAGTGCTTCATGTCCGTGTCGAAACCGAACTGCTCGCGCAGCTTCGCGGTGAACTCGGCGGCCACGTCCACATCCGCCTCGATGACCCCGGAGCAGTCCCGGCACACCAGGTGGATGTGGTGGTGCCGGTCGGCGAGGTGGTACGTCGGCGCCCCGTGCCCGAGGTGGGCGTGGCTGACCAGCCCCAGCTCCTCCAGCAGTTCCAGGGTGCGGTAGACCGTGGAAATGTTGACCCCCGACGCCGTCTTCCTCACCTCGCTGAGGATGTCGTCGGGGGTCGCGTGCTCCAGGGTGTCCACGGCTTCGAGCACGAGTTGCCGCTGCGGGGTCAGCCGGTAGCCGCGCTGCCGCAGGTCGCTCTTCCAGTCGGTGCTCACCACACTGGAAGTCTAAGAGCTACTTGAAGAAGGCGATGCCGTCATCCGGCATGTCGTCGGGCAGGGCCTTCGCCCAGCGCTCGACGTCCTCCGGGGTGACGACCTTCTTCAGGTGCGCCGACATGTAGGGGCGCAGCTCGACCTCGGGGGTCTGCTTCTCGCCGACCCACATCAGGTCGCTCTTGACGTAGCCGTACAGGCGCTTGCCGCCGGTGTACGGCCGGGACGCGGCGGTACGCGCGACGGCGTCCGTGACCAGGTCGATCTGCGGCTTCTGGTGGGCCATCTCGCCGTACCAGATCTCGATGACACCGTCGTCGCGGGTCATCGTGACCTCGACCTTGCGGTCCGCGTCGATCCGCCAGAAGCCGTGCTCCGACTCCAGCGG
Above is a genomic segment from Streptomyces glaucescens containing:
- a CDS encoding Fur family transcriptional regulator; the encoded protein is MVSTDWKSDLRQRGYRLTPQRQLVLEAVDTLEHATPDDILSEVRKTASGVNISTVYRTLELLEELGLVSHAHLGHGAPTYHLADRHHHIHLVCRDCSGVIEADVDVAAEFTAKLREQFGFDTDMKHFAIFGRCEDCSHKGSSTES
- the dtd gene encoding D-aminoacyl-tRNA deacylase, whose amino-acid sequence is MRAVVQRVDGASVVVDGRTVGEIVGEGLCVLVGVTHEDTEEKAAQLARKLWTLRMLQDEKSCSDIDAPLLVISQFTLYGDARKGRRPTWNAAAPGAVAEPLVDEVVARLRELGATVETGRFGAQMRVSLTNDGPFTVLLEI
- a CDS encoding YgfZ/GcvT domain-containing protein, with amino-acid sequence MKSPLLSLPGAVPAEGVDEGVAAHYGDLFREQRALAAGTGFVDLSHRGVVTVTGEDRLSWLHLLLTQHVSELPAGEATEALILSAHGHIEHALYLVDDGETVWAHIEPGTQDALVQYLESMKFFYRVEVADRTADFAVVHLPAGSIAEAPDGVVVRQTAYGRDLFLPRERLEEYAARTGPAAGLLAYEALRVEHHRPRLGFETDHRTIPHELGWIGSAVHLQKGCYRGQETVARVQNLGKPPRRLVFLHLDGSEVHLPPAGTGIRLADEGPDGRKIGFVTTSVRHHELGPVALALVKRNVPVDARLVAGDTAAAQEVVVEP
- a CDS encoding FABP family protein; translated protein: MIEIPSDLHKDLVPLAFLLGNWAGAGVHDFPGSEKCNFGQEVSFTHDGRDFLEYHSQTWVLDKDGNKVRPLESEHGFWRIDADRKVEVTMTRDDGVIEIWYGEMAHQKPQIDLVTDAVARTAASRPYTGGKRLYGYVKSDLMWVGEKQTPEVELRPYMSAHLKKVVTPEDVERWAKALPDDMPDDGIAFFK